The Mercurialis annua linkage group LG8, ddMerAnnu1.2, whole genome shotgun sequence genome window below encodes:
- the LOC126661794 gene encoding uncharacterized protein LOC126661794 encodes MTPPKPNKPLLFYLSAAHESLGCMLAQEDERVKREVNYLSRGLTDTEIRYTDIEKMCLYPYFTCCKLRYYMLQVVVYVLSQTDIIKYILSMSYLRNQIGKWAIAMSEFTLEETVSCADITTWRMWFDGCRTSQGAGAGVHIVLPMGASYRVSFALNFKCTNNQAEYEALILGLQILAKLGATLIHVWGDSLLVIKQVIGEYKCKFELLVRYCNKAKHLIEGFQDARLEYTERADNFIANDLAQHGSGYKVNLEFDAIERESPNLHNGASLLMKRGVLCINWI; translated from the exons ATGACTCCTCCCAAGCCGAATAAGCCTCTGCTGTTTTATCTATCGGCTGCACATGAATCTTTGGGATGTATGCTCGCGCAAGAAGATGAAAGGGTCAAAAGAGAGGTTAACTATCTGAGTCGCGGTTTGACCGATACAGAAATCCGCTATACTGACATAGAGAAGATGTGCCTTTATCCATACTTCACTTGCTGCAAGCTCCGATACTACATGTTGCAAGTCGTGGTCTATGTTTTGtcccagaccgatatcattaagtatatctTGTCAATGTCGTACTTAAGAAATCAGATTGGGAAATGGGCGATTGCTATGTCAGAATTTACCCTG GAAGAAACGGTTAGTTGTGCTGACATAACCACGTGGAGAATGTGGTTTGACGGTTGTAGAACCAGCCAGGGTGCAGGAGCAGGAGTGCATATTGTATTGCCCATGGGAGCGTCTTACCGAGTATCATTTGCACTCAACTTCAAATGTACCAACAATCAAGCAGAATATGAAGCTCTAATATTAGGCCTCCAGATATTGGCCAAACTGGGGGCAACATTGATCCACGTATGGGGGGATTCTTTGTTGGTCATCAAGCAAGTAATAGGAGAATATAAGTGCAAGTTCGAGCTCCTGGTGAGGTACTGCAACAAGGCGAAGCATTTAATAGAAGGTTTCCAGGATGCGAGGTTGGAGTACACAGAAAGAGCTGACAATTTCATCGCCAATGATTTAGCTCAGCATGGCAGTGGCTATAAGGTAAACCTTGAATTTGATGCTATCGAAAGAGAATCACCGAATCTTCATAATGGGGCATCACTTTTGATGAAGAGGGGAGTTCTGTGTATCAACTGGATATAA
- the LOC126661793 gene encoding uncharacterized protein LOC126661793: MLHSTPYYAKANGQAGATNKVIKLIVQKMIEQNPRQWHVFLSEAVWANRTSQKSATGTSHFRMVYGHDAMLPMELSVMSTCRQYQNKLSRDNYFEKMVIESLDLDKERLTALDHLEGQKRRGERAYNKRVKPKSCVVGDLVWKAILPIVHKDRRFEKWSPNWEGPFIVTTKLTGGAYFLENIDSQF; this comes from the coding sequence ATGTTACACTCGACCCCATACTACGCAAAAGCCAACGGGCAGGCCGGGGCGACTAATAAGGTCATCAAACTCATCGTTCAGAAAATGATTGAGCAAAACCCAAGACAATGGCACGTTTTCCTATCCGAAGCTGTTTGGGCGAATAGAACCAGTCAAAAGTCTGCCACAGGGACTTCACATTTTAGGATGGTGTATGGGCATGATGCGATGCTGCCAATGGAGTTGTCTGTTATGTCTACTTGCCGCCAGTATCAGAATAAATTGTCTAGAGACAATTATTTCGAGAAGATGGTGATAGAATCCCTTGATTTGGATAAAGAAAGATTAACAGCATTAGACCATCTTGAGGGTCAGAAAAGAAGGGGTGAACGAGCATACAATAAGCGAGTGAAACCGAAATCGTGTGTCGTGGGCGATTTGGTGTGGAAAGCGATTTTGCCCATTGTTCACAAGGATAGGCgatttgaaaaatggagtccgAATTGGGAGGGACCATTTATCGTGACTACTAAGCTAACTGGTGGTGCTTATTTCTTAGAAAATATTGACAGTCAGTTTTGA